A region from the Triticum aestivum cultivar Chinese Spring chromosome 3D, IWGSC CS RefSeq v2.1, whole genome shotgun sequence genome encodes:
- the LOC123076271 gene encoding uncharacterized protein → MASATPAGGDGLGDASGGDLPRFDGSGGYSSSEYSSAEEDFAEPALSMEQRLRMARIWVDNPSTAHHWTHGFGGVLLYDDILDVRFFFDASEMLELKLCSSDVTYLNMIAVMETQGFSEYDLLFHIENPDLGEKRLEMVESNAELQLVKRQVEECKVLNLLVRACPPPCSKFQRQELSTVVLYDLSEPPIYAVDEEGVAFESQSSSCSLVAHGTGVCTQESKNVKGKLKAVLEIEEEEGYDGSGGSDCEGEDDSDVNPFYMGDADDIEMDEGKKQREYDEVEEEETDDEESEEEEMVHYSGDTEVEEPFEMDEDDKVVSQDEETVIVHEEKKKKKQKLLVRKGPTTRTHSSVVQEEEPDFQPSSDEEQKGLLKEADDDGYEPLAFVLPKKRKSRAKQRPPRKWYNEKMEAPHEQLCLQMCFKDQHQFREALLNLHITQGRNFKYHRNSDQRIIVECNQKHCNFFMVAAVIKGETTFVIKKMRIKHTCPISTETTRVSAKWLAQKYESLFRSDLTTGIQTLIDACMEKYGVDVPKSMAYRAKNLAIDAVLGDHKKQYPRLKDYAQTVMDTNPGSRVVVTTVTPTPTEKIPHPGPRFHAMFYCINGAREGFLKGCRPFIGVDGCFIKLTTGAQLLAATGRDGNNNIYPLAFGIVGQEDTPNWCWFLHQLKICLGGEVGRFGPYTIMSDRQKGLLNAVNAVFPKCNQRFCLRHIYANFQNAGFRGEDLKKCMDNAAYAYSEHKFNIAMNDLRAECEQAWEWLCQIPKKTWARHAFDTNCKTDLVVNNLSEVFNKYVLDVRKKPIRTMCDGIKDKQMVRWHRNRESGKKARWDITPHYSEKLEVEKERAKYCKPIQAGVDLWQVTSGQQTHAVNLHQHTCGCRKWDLSGIPCNHAISAINKAKRKPEDYVSKFFKKEIYLAAYEPMIYPVPGEHDWTRTPGPDIDPPAFKKEREEDQGEI, encoded by the exons ATGGCCTCGGCGACTCCGGCAGGCGGCGATGGCCTGGGCGATGCGAGCGGCGGCGACCTCCCCCGCTTCGATGGCAGTGGCGGCTACTCCAGCTCAGAGTACAGTAGCGCGGAGGAAGATTTTGCGGAGCCGGCGTTGTCGATGGAGCAGAGGCTGCGGATGGCGCGAATTTGGGTGGACAACCCTAGCACCGCCCATCACTGGACTCATGGCTTCGGTGGTGTTCT TTTGTATGATGACATTTTGGATGTTAGGTTCTTTTTTGATGCTTCAGAAATGTTAGAGCTGAAGCTCTGCAGTTCAGATGTAACATACCTGAATATGATTGCAGTGATGGAAACCCAAGGATTTAGTGAATATGATCTGCTGTTTCACATTGAGAATCCAGATTTAGGGGAGAAAAGATTGGAGATGGTAGAGAGTAATGCTGAGTTGCAACTAGTAAAGAGGCAGGTTGAGGAGTGTAAGGTTTTAAATTTGCTAGTGAGGGCATGTCCACCTCCTTGCAGCAAGTTTCAGAGGCAAGAATTATCCACTGTTGTGTTATATGATCTCAGTGAGCCACCCATCTATGCTGTTGATGAAGAAGGAGTTGCCTTTGAAAGTCAGAGTAGCAGCTGCAGTTTAGTAGCTCATGGTACTGGTGTTTGCACACAAGAGAGCAAGAATGTAAAAGGAAAACTGAAAGCTGTTTtggaaatagaagaagaagagggatatgATGGCAGTGGTGGTTCTGATTGTGAAGGTGAAGATGACAGTGATGTAAACCCTTTTTATATGGGTGATGCTGATGACATAGAGATGGATGAGGGAAAGAAACAGAGAGAGTATGATGAAGTAGAAGAggaagaaacagatgatgaagaaTCTGAGGAGGAAGAAATGGTGCATTACTCTGGTGACACAGAGGTTGAGGAACCTTTTGAAATGGATGAAGATGACAAGGTTGTTTCACAGGATGAAGAAACTGTAATTGTacatgaagagaagaagaagaagaaacagaagcttCTAGTTAGGAAAGGGCCTACAACAAGGACACATTCAAGTGTAGTTCAAGAGGAGGAACCTGATTTCCAACCTTCATCTGATGAAGAACAGAAAGGATTGTTgaaggaggctgatgatgatggtTATGAGCCATTGGCATTTGtgctgccaaagaaaaggaagagcAGGGCAAAGCAGAGGCCTCCTAGAAAATGGTACAATGAGAAAATGGAGGCACCACATGAGCAATTATGTCTACAGATGTGTTTCAAGGATCAACATCAATTCAGAGAGGCTTTGTTGAACTTACACATCACTCAAGGCAGAAACTTCAAATATCATAGGAACTCAGATCAAAGAATAATTGTAGAATGCAACCAAAAACATTGCAACTTCTTTATGGTGGCAGCAGTTATAAAAGGTGAAACTACTTTTGTAATTAAGAAGATGAGAATTAAGCACACTTGCCCTATTAGTACAGAGACAACAAGGGTAAGTGCCAAGTGGCTTGCACAGAAGTATGAGTCACTGTTCAGATCTGATCTAACAACTGGCATTCAGACTTTGATTGATGCCTGCATGGAGAAGTATGGTGTGGATGTGCCCAAGTCAATGGCATATAGGGCAAAGAACCTAGCTATTGATGCTGTGCTAGGAGACCACAAGAAGCAATACCCTAGGTTGAAAGACTATGCTCAGACAGTGATGgatacaaaccctgggagtagagtAGTAGTCACTACTGTAACTCCAACACCCACTGAAAAAATCCCCCATCCAGGTCCAAGATTCCATGCTATGTTCTATTgcatcaatggagcaagggaggggtttCTCAAGGGGTGCAGACCATTCATTG GTGTTGATGGGTGCTTCATTAAGTTAACTACTGGTGCTCAACTActtgctgccactggtagagatggcaacaacaatatatacccactagcatttggTATTGTTGGGCAAGAGGACACACCTAACtggtgttggtttctacaccaacttAAAATCTGCCTAGGAGGAGAAGTGGGAAGGTTTGGTCCATATACAATAATGTCAGATAGACAAAAG GGCCTACTAAATGCAGTGAATGCTGTCTTTCCTAAGTGCAACCAAAGGTTCTGCCTTAGGCATATCTATGCAAACTTCCAAAATGCTGGGTTTAGGGGGGAAGATCTGAAAAAGTGTATGGATAATGCTGCCTATGCATATAGTGAACACAAATTTAACATTGCAATGAATGACCTTAGAGCTGAGTGTGAGCAAGCTTGGGAGTGGCTTTGTCAAATACCCAAGAAAACATGGGcaaggcatgcatttgacacaaactGCAAGACTGACCTTGTAGTTAACAATTTatctgaggtgttcaacaagtatgTCCTAGATGTTAGGAAGAAACCAATTAGGACAATGTGTGATGGAATAAAGGATAAGCAGATGGTGAGGTGGCATAGGAATAGGGAGAGTGGAAAGAAAGCTAGATGGGACATAACACCCCATTATAGTGAGAAGCTAGAGGTTGAGAAGGAGAGGGCCAAATACTGCAAACCAATTCAAGCTGGTGTGGACTTGTGGCAAGTTACAAGCGGGCAGCAAACCCATGCTGTTAACTTGCACCAGCACACATGTGGGTGCAGAAAATGGGACCTAAGTGGCATCCCATGtaaccatgccatctcagcaatAAACAAGGCCAAAAGAAAACCAGAGGATTATGTCAGCAAGTTCTTCAAGAAAGAAATTTATCTGGCAGCTTATGAACCAATGATCTATCCAGTTCCTGGTGAGCATGACTGGACAAGGACACCTGGTCCAGACATTGACCCACCTGCATttaagaaagaaagagaagaggatcaAGGGGAAATTTGA